The genomic interval CGTACCTTCTGGGATGGCGTGCGTAATTATGCCGCACGCAACAATCTGCGCGCTATGGCCAAAGGCGATCAGGTGCTTTTTTACCACAGTAACGAAGGCATGTGCGTGGTAGGAATAGCCAAAGTAGTAAAAACAGCTTATCAGGATCCTACAACCGACGATCCGAACTGGGTGGTGGTGGATCTGGCACCTGTAAAAGCGCTCAAAAATCCGGTGCCGCTGGCCGCCATCAAGGCCGATCCGCTGCTTCAGCAACTCCCGCTGGTGCGCATTCCCCGCCTGTCGGTTATGCCGGTACAGCCTGCCGAGTTTGACCGGATTATTTTGCTTTCGCAAGGCAAATAACAGGCAACGGGCCAACCGCTTAACCCGCTTTTTTAACCGGATACCTGTTTCCGGCAGCCATTCTTTAATCGGATGTTGGATAAGGGGCCGAAACCCTTACTTTTGCCCGTTCCCGAATCTATGCACATCCAAATGCTCAAACGCTTACTATTTTCTCTCCTCGCATTGGTTGCTTCGGCAGGCGTGTTTGCTCAAACTGCTACCATACGCGGTACCGTTTACAACAAAACCTCCGGCGAAGCCGTACTGTTTGCCTACGTGTATCTTAAAAACACTGCGCTTGGTGTACAAACCGACGTAAACGGCTTTTTCTCGCTTACTAAAATTCCTGCCGGTGATTACACACTGGTTGCTCAGGAATCAAGCTATGAGCGTTTTGAAATGCCTATTTCAGTTAAAAACGGCGCCCTCATTACCCAAAACATTTACCTGCAACCCAAGGAAATGAAAACGGTGGTAATTACCGCCGAACAGCAGGAGCAGAAGGAATCCCCCAAAGTTTCTACCCAAACACTTGACTCAAAGACCATTAACATGGTCCCCTCCATTGGCGGTGTGGCCGATGTGGCCCAGTCGGTGCAGGTGCTTCCGGGGGTTATCAGCACCGGCGACCAGGGCGGACAGCTTTACATCCGTGGTGGCGCCCCCATTCAGAACAAAGTGCTGCTCGACGGGATGATTATTTACAACCCGTTTCACTCAATCGGCCTTTTCTCGGTTTTTGATACCGACATTATCAAAAACATGGATGTA from Bacteroidota bacterium carries:
- a CDS encoding EVE domain-containing protein, translating into MNYWLVKSEPVKYPWEQLVADKRTFWDGVRNYAARNNLRAMAKGDQVLFYHSNEGMCVVGIAKVVKTAYQDPTTDDPNWVVVDLAPVKALKNPVPLAAIKADPLLQQLPLVRIPRLSVMPVQPAEFDRIILLSQGK